The following coding sequences lie in one Sinorhizobium fredii USDA 257 genomic window:
- a CDS encoding hydroxymethylglutaryl-CoA lyase, with the protein MTSQQGEHVTIVEMAPRDGLQNEARLVDTGDKIRLVDLLSDCGYERIEVTSFVSPRWVPQMADAPAVMAAIARRQGTRYAALTPNMRGFEAALASGADEVAIFASASESFSQKNINCSIAESIERFRPVAEASRHHRLPLRGYVSCVVECPYEGAIAPAATAHVARLLADLGCYEISLGDTIGRGTPEAIDAMLEAVLGEIAATKLAGHFHDTSGRALENIAMSLERGLRVFDASAGGLGGCPYAPGAAGNVDTVAVNTFLQKRGFSTGLDAEKLDRAAAFARSLRSAA; encoded by the coding sequence ATGACTTCGCAGCAAGGCGAACATGTGACGATCGTGGAGATGGCGCCCCGGGATGGCCTGCAGAACGAGGCGAGGCTCGTCGATACCGGCGACAAGATCAGACTTGTCGACCTGCTTTCCGACTGCGGCTACGAGCGGATCGAGGTGACGAGTTTCGTCAGTCCGCGCTGGGTGCCGCAGATGGCCGATGCTCCGGCAGTAATGGCCGCAATTGCGAGACGCCAGGGCACGCGCTATGCGGCGCTGACGCCGAACATGCGCGGCTTCGAGGCCGCCCTTGCCTCCGGCGCCGACGAGGTAGCGATCTTCGCTTCCGCCTCCGAAAGCTTCTCCCAAAAGAACATCAACTGTTCGATCGCCGAAAGCATCGAGCGGTTCCGCCCGGTGGCGGAGGCGAGCCGCCATCACCGCCTTCCGCTGCGCGGCTATGTGAGCTGCGTCGTCGAGTGCCCCTATGAGGGTGCAATCGCGCCAGCGGCTACCGCCCACGTGGCGCGGCTGCTTGCCGACCTCGGCTGCTACGAGATCAGCCTGGGTGACACGATTGGGCGCGGTACCCCGGAAGCCATCGACGCCATGCTGGAAGCGGTGCTCGGCGAGATTGCCGCAACGAAGCTCGCAGGCCATTTCCACGATACGTCGGGTCGCGCACTCGAAAATATCGCGATGTCCCTGGAGCGCGGCCTCAGAGTGTTCGACGCATCTGCGGGGGGTCTCGGCGGATGCCCCTATGCGCCGGGCGCAGCCGGCAATGTCGATACGGTCGCGGTGAACACTTTCCTGCAGAAGAGAGGTTTTTCGACAGGTCTCGATGCCGAAAAGCTCGATCGCGCCGCCGCCTTCGCGCGATCCTTGAGGAGTGCGGCATGA
- a CDS encoding crotonase/enoyl-CoA hydratase family protein — protein MTYQTIRYASDERGIVRLTLARSEKHNALSALMISELTDVAGRLGADATVRAVALVADGKSFCAGGDLDWMRQQFTADRQTRIAEATRLAMMFKALNEMPKPLIARVHGNAFGGGVGLISVCDAVIAENGAKFGLTETRLGLIPATISPYVIARIGEARARPLFMSARLFGAEEAKTAGLVSMVVNVATLDAAVEAEVASYLAAAPGAAGRAKRLARSLGSPITDVVIAATIEQLADTWETDEAREGVSAFFERREPYWRT, from the coding sequence ATGACTTATCAGACGATCCGTTACGCGAGCGATGAGCGTGGCATTGTCCGGCTGACGCTCGCCCGGTCGGAAAAGCACAACGCGCTCTCTGCCCTGATGATCAGCGAACTCACGGACGTGGCGGGCCGGCTTGGAGCCGATGCGACGGTGCGGGCGGTCGCCCTCGTGGCAGATGGCAAAAGCTTCTGTGCGGGCGGCGACCTGGATTGGATGCGGCAGCAGTTTACCGCCGACAGGCAGACGCGGATCGCCGAGGCGACGCGGCTGGCGATGATGTTCAAGGCGTTGAACGAGATGCCGAAACCCTTGATCGCGCGCGTCCACGGCAATGCTTTCGGCGGCGGCGTCGGGCTGATCAGCGTGTGCGATGCCGTCATCGCCGAGAACGGTGCAAAATTTGGGCTGACGGAAACCCGCCTCGGGCTCATCCCGGCGACGATCAGCCCCTATGTCATCGCCCGGATCGGCGAGGCACGGGCGCGGCCTCTGTTCATGTCCGCGCGGCTTTTCGGGGCCGAAGAGGCGAAAACCGCCGGATTGGTGTCGATGGTTGTCAACGTCGCCACGCTGGATGCCGCCGTCGAAGCGGAAGTTGCGTCCTATCTGGCGGCGGCGCCGGGGGCGGCCGGCCGCGCCAAGCGGCTCGCGCGGTCACTCGGGAGCCCAATTACCGATGTCGTCATCGCCGCGACGATCGAGCAGCTCGCCGACACCTGGGAAACGGACGAAGCGCGGGAAGGGGTCTCCGCCTTCTTCGAGCGCCGCGAGCCTTACTGGCGGACCTGA
- a CDS encoding DUF2384 domain-containing protein produces the protein MVAVDFQIPAARFGDDHSPFLSARLVADRLGVTLAELAKLIGVARNTLTAKSGARKVDSALSKVVRILAMASEMAGDEARAVIWFKHQPIPGWAGKTAYDLVGEGKADKVLAYLEAIRAGVYA, from the coding sequence ATGGTGGCGGTCGATTTCCAGATACCGGCGGCGCGTTTCGGGGATGATCACTCCCCGTTCCTGTCGGCACGCCTTGTCGCCGATCGGCTCGGCGTCACGCTTGCCGAACTCGCCAAGCTGATTGGCGTCGCGCGCAATACGCTGACGGCAAAGTCCGGCGCGCGCAAGGTCGACAGCGCCTTGAGCAAGGTCGTTCGCATTCTTGCCATGGCATCCGAGATGGCGGGAGACGAAGCGCGCGCCGTCATCTGGTTCAAGCACCAGCCGATCCCCGGCTGGGCCGGGAAGACCGCATACGATCTGGTCGGCGAAGGCAAGGCCGACAAGGTCCTCGCCTATCTCGAAGCCATCCGCGCCGGCGTCTACGCTTGA
- a CDS encoding RES family NAD+ phosphorylase produces the protein MTLSRAFVPRWAHMPLSGDGAARFGGRWNPIGTPTIYAARELSTAWAEYNQGFVQHPALIVQLELRDAKLVDLTDGDVLAGLGLEETIHRCEWRDELDRGLLPQTHKTHADLLKRGYDGVIYPSYMSPGGTCVALWRWNGRGGPQLEVIDPEGRLPKSPASWLE, from the coding sequence ATGACGCTCTCGCGCGCCTTCGTGCCGCGCTGGGCCCATATGCCGCTTTCCGGCGACGGCGCTGCCCGCTTCGGCGGCCGATGGAATCCGATCGGCACCCCGACGATCTATGCCGCACGCGAACTTTCCACCGCCTGGGCGGAATACAATCAAGGCTTCGTGCAGCATCCGGCGCTGATCGTGCAGCTCGAGCTTCGCGATGCGAAGCTGGTGGATCTCACGGATGGCGATGTCCTTGCCGGACTCGGGCTCGAGGAAACCATTCACCGCTGCGAGTGGCGCGACGAGCTCGATAGGGGCTTGTTGCCGCAGACGCACAAGACCCACGCCGACCTTTTGAAGCGCGGCTACGACGGCGTCATTTATCCGTCCTACATGTCACCCGGCGGCACTTGTGTGGCCCTCTGGCGCTGGAACGGGCGCGGCGGCCCTCAACTCGAGGTCATCGACCCGGAAGGCCGGCTGCCGAAATCGCCAGCGTCGTGGCTTGAGTAA
- a CDS encoding FAD-binding oxidoreductase yields the protein MHIAFSEPDADAETLHEVDGIVYALVGRYHGSISAEHGIGILKRDFLDRSRSPAELEVMRRIKTALDPNGILNPGKVLGR from the coding sequence CTGCACATCGCCTTCTCGGAGCCGGACGCGGACGCCGAGACGCTGCACGAGGTCGACGGGATCGTCTACGCCCTTGTTGGCCGCTACCACGGCTCGATCTCTGCGGAACACGGCATCGGCATCCTGAAACGCGACTTTCTCGACCGCTCCCGCAGCCCTGCGGAGCTCGAGGTGATGCGGCGCATCAAGACTGCGCTCGACCCGAACGGTATTTTGAACCCCGGCAAGGTACTTGGCCGATGA
- a CDS encoding sulfate/molybdate ABC transporter ATP-binding protein, producing MEVRVQNIRKEFGRFPALDDVSLDIRSGELIALLGPSGSGKTTLLRLIAGLESPTDGTIFFGAEDASRKSVQQRNIGFVFQHYALFRHMTVLDNVSFGLKVRPSSRRPPAAEIRRRALDLLELVQLSGLEKRYPAQLSGGQRQRVALARAMAVEPNVLLLDEPFGALDAQVRKELRRWLREIHDRTGHTTVFVTHDQEEALELADRVVVMSKGAIEQVGTPDEIYDRPVSPFVYGFIGQSNCIDVTLSSGEIWFEDRPIGLRAASEPDGAATLYFRPHDIELIDGCGGCLAGLVTASRRVAGTRHLELDLGKTHPSIEIELPPERASSTDHTRIAFRPTKWTLFRKQGGLAAIPQRVEAPASELARTGT from the coding sequence ATGGAAGTCCGCGTCCAGAACATACGCAAGGAATTCGGCCGCTTTCCAGCGCTCGACGACGTATCGCTCGACATCCGGTCCGGCGAACTGATCGCGCTGCTCGGCCCATCCGGCTCCGGCAAGACGACGCTGCTGCGGCTGATCGCCGGGCTCGAAAGCCCGACCGACGGGACGATCTTCTTCGGCGCCGAGGACGCGTCGCGGAAAAGTGTGCAGCAGCGAAACATCGGTTTCGTCTTCCAGCACTATGCGCTGTTCCGGCACATGACCGTGCTCGACAACGTCTCCTTCGGGCTGAAGGTCAGGCCCTCCAGCCGGCGTCCGCCGGCCGCCGAGATCCGCCGCCGAGCCCTCGATCTCCTCGAACTGGTGCAGCTTTCCGGCCTGGAAAAGCGCTATCCGGCCCAGCTCTCCGGCGGCCAGCGCCAGCGCGTGGCGCTCGCCCGCGCCATGGCCGTGGAGCCGAACGTCCTGCTGCTCGACGAACCCTTCGGTGCGCTCGACGCGCAGGTTCGCAAGGAGCTCCGCCGCTGGCTGCGCGAGATCCACGACCGCACCGGCCATACGACGGTCTTCGTCACCCACGACCAGGAGGAGGCGCTCGAGCTTGCCGACCGCGTCGTGGTGATGAGCAAGGGCGCGATCGAACAGGTCGGCACGCCCGACGAGATCTACGATCGCCCGGTGTCGCCTTTCGTCTACGGCTTCATCGGCCAGTCGAACTGCATTGATGTCACCCTTTCGAGCGGCGAGATCTGGTTCGAGGACCGGCCGATCGGCCTGCGTGCCGCAAGCGAACCGGACGGGGCGGCGACCCTCTACTTCCGCCCGCACGACATTGAACTCATCGACGGTTGCGGCGGCTGTCTCGCCGGCCTCGTCACGGCGAGCCGACGCGTCGCGGGCACCCGGCACCTGGAGCTCGATCTCGGCAAGACCCATCCTTCGATCGAGATCGAACTGCCGCCGGAGCGGGCCTCCTCGACGGACCACACCCGCATCGCCTTCCGGCCGACCAAATGGACGCTTTTCCGCAAGCAAGGCGGCTTAGCAGCCATCCCGCAACGCGTGGAAGCCCCCGCAAGCGAACTGGCACGCACCGGCACCTGA
- the cysW gene encoding sulfate ABC transporter permease subunit CysW, producing MTLDTSSAPTAAPSKIVKTATSETRFARLTLIIVALGFVALFLLLPLATVFIEAFRKGPVEFATALRDPETLSAIRLTLTVAAISVPLNLIFGVAAAWAIAKFEFKGKAFLTTLIDLPFSVSPVISGLVFILLFGANSALGPFLQKHGMQILFAVPGLVLATVFVTFPFVARELIPLMQEQGTSDEEAALSLGATGWQTFWHVTLPNIKWGLLYGVLLCNARAMGEFGAVSVVSGHIRGQTNTMPLQVEILYNEYNFVAAFAVATVLALLALVTLVLKTALELRYSDEIAASRRH from the coding sequence ATGACGCTTGATACCAGCTCAGCGCCGACGGCGGCGCCATCCAAAATCGTGAAAACGGCAACCTCGGAAACGCGATTTGCGCGTCTCACGCTGATCATCGTTGCGCTCGGTTTCGTTGCCCTCTTCCTGCTCTTACCCTTGGCGACCGTCTTTATCGAGGCGTTTCGCAAGGGACCGGTCGAGTTCGCGACGGCGCTTCGCGATCCCGAGACCCTTTCGGCGATCCGCCTGACGCTGACCGTCGCCGCGATCTCCGTCCCGCTGAACCTTATTTTCGGAGTGGCGGCCGCCTGGGCGATCGCCAAGTTCGAATTCAAGGGCAAGGCGTTCTTGACGACCCTGATAGACCTGCCCTTCTCCGTCTCGCCGGTGATCTCAGGTCTCGTTTTCATCTTGCTGTTCGGCGCCAACAGCGCCCTTGGCCCCTTCCTGCAGAAGCACGGCATGCAGATTCTCTTCGCCGTGCCGGGCCTTGTGCTTGCCACCGTTTTCGTCACCTTCCCGTTCGTCGCCCGCGAACTCATCCCGCTGATGCAGGAGCAGGGGACGAGCGACGAGGAAGCAGCACTGTCGCTCGGGGCGACCGGCTGGCAGACCTTCTGGCATGTGACGCTGCCGAACATCAAATGGGGCCTGCTCTACGGCGTGCTGCTCTGCAATGCCCGGGCGATGGGCGAGTTCGGCGCCGTCTCCGTGGTTTCCGGTCATATCCGCGGCCAAACGAACACCATGCCCTTGCAGGTCGAAATCCTCTACAATGAGTATAACTTCGTCGCCGCATTCGCGGTGGCGACAGTCCTTGCGCTTCTGGCGCTGGTGACGCTCGTTCTGAAGACGGCACTTGAACTTCGTTACAGCGACGAGATCGCTGCCAGCCGCAGGCATTGA
- the cysT gene encoding sulfate ABC transporter permease subunit CysT has protein sequence MAVRSSTRWRFRQPSVLPGFGLALGVTLTWLTLIVLIPLSGLIWRSSGLGWSNFMALVLDERTVNALTISFGTAFIAAVVNLIFGVILAWVLVRYRFPGKRVIDAMVDLPFALPTAVAGIALTALYAPNGWIGSLLEPLGIKIAFTPAGIVVALVFVGLPFVVRTVQPVMEEIDKEVEEAAATLGAKRYQTISRVLLPGLLPAGLTGFALAFARGVGEYGSVIFIAGNLPYVSEIAPLLIIIRLEEFNYPAATAIATVMLVLSFIMLLIINTIQSWSRRRYSNDA, from the coding sequence ATGGCCGTTCGCAGCAGCACGCGATGGCGGTTTCGGCAGCCGAGCGTCCTTCCGGGTTTCGGATTGGCGCTCGGCGTCACACTGACATGGCTTACCCTCATCGTTCTCATCCCCCTTTCCGGCCTGATCTGGCGCTCAAGTGGCCTCGGCTGGTCCAATTTCATGGCACTGGTCCTTGACGAGCGCACCGTCAACGCGTTGACGATCAGCTTCGGCACGGCCTTCATCGCCGCGGTCGTCAACCTCATCTTCGGCGTCATTCTCGCCTGGGTGCTGGTGCGTTATCGGTTTCCCGGCAAGCGGGTGATAGACGCCATGGTCGATCTGCCCTTCGCGCTGCCGACGGCGGTCGCCGGCATCGCCTTGACGGCGCTCTATGCGCCGAACGGCTGGATCGGCTCGCTCCTCGAACCGCTCGGCATCAAGATCGCCTTCACGCCGGCCGGCATCGTCGTGGCGCTCGTCTTCGTCGGTCTGCCCTTCGTGGTGCGCACGGTTCAACCCGTCATGGAGGAAATCGACAAGGAGGTCGAAGAGGCGGCCGCGACGCTCGGCGCCAAACGGTATCAGACGATCAGCCGGGTGCTGCTACCGGGTCTGCTTCCGGCCGGACTGACCGGCTTTGCGCTTGCCTTTGCCCGCGGCGTCGGCGAGTACGGTTCGGTGATCTTCATCGCCGGCAATCTGCCCTATGTCTCGGAGATCGCACCGCTGCTGATCATTATCCGTCTGGAGGAATTCAACTATCCCGCTGCGACCGCTATCGCGACGGTGATGCTGGTCCTCTCCTTCATCATGCTGCTCATCATCAACACGATCCAGTCCTGGAGCAGACGGAGATACAGTAATGACGCTTGA
- a CDS encoding sulfate ABC transporter substrate-binding protein yields the protein MSSNRLAGIVKLALLVGSLQLGSIGLAAADTTILNVSYDPTRELYKDFNAAFAEKWQADTGETVTIQTSHGGSGKQARSVIDGLEADVVTLALEADIDAIAKATGKIPADWKGRLDNNSAPYTSTIVFLVRKGNPKGIKDWGDLTKEDIQVITPNPKTSGGARWNFLAAWAWARAANGGDDAKAQEYVTQLFKHVPVLDTGARGATTTFVQRGLGDVLLAWENEAYLSLEELGPHNFEIVTPSISIKAEPPVALVDGNVDSKGTRKVAEAYLNYLYSDAGQKIAAKHYYRPFKPQLADPADIARFADLKLVTIDEFGGWKEAQPKFFADGGVFDQIYKPGQ from the coding sequence ATGAGTTCGAATAGACTTGCCGGAATAGTGAAACTAGCACTTTTGGTCGGAAGCCTGCAGCTCGGCTCGATCGGCCTTGCCGCCGCTGATACGACAATCCTGAACGTGTCCTATGATCCGACCCGGGAACTCTATAAGGATTTCAATGCCGCCTTCGCTGAAAAGTGGCAGGCCGACACGGGCGAAACCGTAACAATCCAGACCTCGCATGGCGGCTCGGGCAAGCAGGCCCGATCTGTGATCGACGGCCTCGAAGCCGATGTGGTGACGCTGGCGCTCGAGGCCGACATCGACGCGATCGCCAAGGCGACCGGCAAGATTCCGGCCGACTGGAAAGGCCGCCTGGACAACAACAGTGCTCCTTATACGTCGACAATCGTCTTTCTGGTCCGCAAGGGCAATCCCAAAGGCATCAAGGACTGGGGCGACCTGACCAAGGAAGACATTCAGGTGATCACCCCGAACCCGAAGACCTCGGGCGGCGCCCGCTGGAACTTCCTGGCCGCCTGGGCTTGGGCGCGTGCCGCCAACGGCGGCGACGATGCCAAGGCGCAGGAATACGTGACGCAACTCTTCAAGCACGTTCCGGTCCTCGATACCGGTGCGCGCGGCGCAACCACCACCTTCGTGCAGCGTGGCCTTGGCGACGTGCTGCTCGCCTGGGAAAACGAAGCCTATCTTTCTCTCGAAGAACTCGGCCCCCACAATTTCGAGATCGTCACGCCATCGATTTCGATCAAGGCCGAGCCGCCGGTGGCCCTCGTCGACGGCAATGTCGACAGCAAGGGCACCCGCAAGGTGGCCGAAGCCTACCTCAACTATCTCTACAGCGATGCCGGCCAGAAGATCGCTGCGAAGCACTACTACCGGCCGTTCAAGCCCCAGCTGGCCGACCCCGCGGACATCGCCCGCTTCGCCGATCTCAAACTTGTCACTATTGACGAATTCGGCGGTTGGAAGGAAGCTCAGCCGAAATTCTTCGCCGATGGCGGCGTTTTCGATCAGATCTACAAGCCGGGACAATAA
- a CDS encoding D-TA family PLP-dependent enzyme: MTLPIETPAVLVDLDIARRNVHAFQAYADRHGIRVRPHIKTHKLPQMADLQLEAGAIGITCQKVSEAEAMVDGSARIKDVLITYNILGEAKLARLARLNARVILSVVADNPTVIDGLSAYFAGAEKPLTVLVECNTGGDRCGVATPEAAADLARRITDAAGLRFGGLMTYPPVGSAARVQSFMSEAKRLIEADGLEVPSITSGGTPSMMQAAEAPVATEYRPGTYIYNDRSLVSRGVATWQDCALTVLATVVSVPAPNRAIIDAGSKVLTSDLLGLTGYGHVLGRDDIRIDQLSEEHGRLVSDGPIGLQVGEQLRIVPNHACVVTNMVDLVHVIEGGEPMAKWTVVARGRVL, from the coding sequence ATGACCCTGCCGATCGAAACGCCTGCGGTGCTCGTCGATCTCGACATCGCCCGCCGAAACGTCCACGCCTTTCAGGCCTATGCCGATCGGCACGGCATCCGCGTGCGTCCGCACATCAAGACGCACAAGCTGCCGCAGATGGCCGACCTGCAACTCGAGGCAGGGGCCATCGGCATAACCTGCCAGAAGGTTTCCGAAGCGGAGGCGATGGTCGACGGCAGCGCGCGGATCAAGGATGTGCTGATCACATACAACATCCTCGGCGAAGCAAAGCTCGCGCGCCTGGCCAGATTGAACGCGCGGGTGATCCTCAGTGTGGTGGCGGACAATCCGACGGTCATCGACGGGCTGTCAGCCTATTTTGCCGGTGCGGAGAAGCCGCTCACGGTGCTGGTCGAATGCAACACGGGCGGCGATCGCTGCGGCGTCGCGACCCCCGAAGCGGCGGCTGACCTTGCCCGGCGCATAACAGATGCAGCGGGATTGCGGTTCGGCGGCTTGATGACCTATCCGCCGGTCGGCAGTGCGGCGCGGGTGCAATCCTTCATGAGCGAGGCGAAACGGCTGATCGAGGCGGATGGGCTGGAGGTTCCGAGCATTACGTCGGGTGGCACGCCGAGCATGATGCAAGCGGCCGAAGCGCCAGTCGCAACCGAGTATCGGCCAGGCACCTATATCTACAACGATCGCTCGCTCGTCTCCCGCGGTGTCGCGACTTGGCAGGACTGTGCGCTCACCGTGCTTGCCACGGTCGTCTCCGTGCCGGCGCCGAACAGGGCGATCATCGACGCCGGCAGCAAGGTGTTGACCTCCGACCTTCTCGGTCTCACGGGCTACGGCCATGTGCTCGGGCGCGACGACATCCGCATCGACCAGCTTTCGGAGGAACATGGCCGGCTTGTTTCCGATGGCCCGATCGGCCTCCAGGTCGGCGAGCAGCTTCGCATCGTACCGAACCACGCCTGCGTGGTGACCAACATGGTCGATCTCGTCCATGTGATCGAAGGCGGCGAGCCGATGGCTAAGTGGACCGTCGTCGCCCGCGGCCGCGTTCTCTAA
- a CDS encoding transporter substrate-binding domain-containing protein, producing MIKTFTIAASLAVAALAAMPTQAQQPSSKLDEVLARGHLILGTGSTNAPWHFKSAEDKLQGFDVDMGRIIAKALFGDPDKIEYVNQSSDARIPNITTDKVDLTCQFMTVTGERAQQIAFTIPYYREGVGLMLKGDGKYADYEALKGAGSSVTISVLQNVYAEDMVHAALPEATVDQYESVDLIYQALESGRADAAATDQSSLAWYMTQNPGRYKDAGHGWNPQTYACGVKRGDQDWLNFVNTALHEAMTGVEFDFYAKSFKTWFGKDLTPPQIGFPVEYK from the coding sequence ATGATCAAGACATTCACCATCGCCGCGAGCCTCGCAGTCGCCGCGCTCGCCGCCATGCCCACTCAAGCGCAGCAACCGTCCAGCAAGCTCGATGAAGTTCTGGCGCGCGGCCACCTGATCCTCGGTACCGGCAGCACGAATGCGCCGTGGCACTTCAAGAGCGCCGAGGACAAGCTGCAGGGCTTCGACGTCGATATGGGTCGCATCATTGCCAAGGCGCTGTTCGGGGACCCGGACAAAATCGAGTACGTCAACCAGTCGTCGGATGCGCGTATCCCGAACATCACCACCGACAAGGTCGATCTCACCTGCCAGTTCATGACCGTCACCGGCGAACGCGCCCAGCAGATCGCCTTCACCATTCCCTATTATCGGGAAGGTGTCGGCCTGATGCTGAAGGGCGATGGGAAGTATGCCGATTACGAGGCGCTGAAGGGCGCCGGTTCGTCGGTCACCATCTCGGTGCTGCAGAACGTCTATGCGGAAGACATGGTCCATGCCGCACTTCCAGAGGCGACGGTCGACCAGTATGAATCCGTCGACCTGATCTATCAGGCGCTCGAATCCGGCCGCGCCGATGCGGCGGCCACCGACCAGTCGTCGCTCGCCTGGTACATGACCCAGAACCCGGGTCGCTACAAGGATGCAGGTCACGGCTGGAACCCGCAGACCTATGCCTGCGGCGTCAAGCGCGGCGATCAGGACTGGCTGAACTTCGTCAACACCGCGCTGCATGAAGCGATGACCGGCGTCGAGTTCGACTTCTACGCCAAGTCGTTCAAGACCTGGTTCGGAAAGGACCTGACCCCGCCGCAGATCGGTTTCCCGGTCGAGTACAAGTAA
- a CDS encoding amino acid ABC transporter permease, translated as MTYTLNFAAVWRSFDLLLQGLALSLGLAVVAILAGCVIGLITAFGLVSKSVLLRKPAGLYVTIIRNTPILVLVLFSYFALPELGVRLGKIESFVMTLAIYSGAYLAEVFRGGLIAVPAGQREAGLAIGLTEMQIRTSIIIPLMLRNVLPSLGSTLISLFKDTSLAAAIAVPELTFEARKINVETFRVIETWIVASCLYVATCSLLAALMRAVERRLAVPR; from the coding sequence ATGACCTATACATTGAACTTCGCGGCTGTCTGGCGCTCGTTCGACCTGCTTCTCCAGGGGCTGGCGCTCAGCCTTGGTCTCGCGGTCGTGGCGATCCTCGCCGGTTGCGTGATCGGACTGATCACCGCCTTCGGCCTCGTTTCCAAGAGCGTCCTCTTGCGAAAACCGGCCGGACTCTACGTGACGATCATCCGCAACACGCCGATCCTCGTGCTTGTCCTTTTCAGCTATTTCGCCCTTCCCGAGCTCGGCGTCCGGCTTGGAAAAATCGAAAGCTTTGTGATGACGCTGGCGATCTATTCCGGCGCCTATCTGGCCGAAGTGTTCCGCGGCGGCCTGATCGCCGTGCCGGCGGGTCAGCGGGAGGCGGGGCTCGCGATCGGCCTCACGGAGATGCAGATCCGCACCTCGATCATCATTCCGCTGATGCTGCGCAACGTCCTGCCGTCACTCGGCAGCACATTGATCTCGCTGTTCAAGGACACCTCGCTTGCCGCAGCAATCGCCGTGCCGGAGCTTACGTTCGAGGCACGCAAGATCAATGTCGAGACCTTCCGCGTCATCGAAACCTGGATCGTCGCGAGCTGCCTCTATGTCGCAACCTGCTCGCTGCTGGCCGCTCTGATGCGCGCCGTCGAGCGACGTCTTGCCGTTCCGAGGTGA
- a CDS encoding amino acid ABC transporter permease, with protein sequence MDFSFVDQIWVARVPLLKGLGVSISISLLSIVVGTVLGVFVGLALTYGYRPVQWLVRGYTDFIRGTPVLVLVLASYYVLSTIGIDLGPFQAGVLALAVFCSSHVGELVRGALQSIPKGQTEAAKAIGLTFPQTFVYVLGPQALRQALPAWVNTAAEMVKASTLLSIIGVGELLLRTQEVISRTFMSLEFYFFAGFLYFVINYGIERFGRYVERRTAVPS encoded by the coding sequence ATGGATTTCAGCTTTGTCGATCAAATCTGGGTCGCACGTGTCCCGCTCCTCAAGGGGCTCGGCGTGTCGATCTCCATCTCGCTCCTCTCGATCGTCGTCGGCACGGTGCTTGGCGTCTTTGTCGGCCTTGCGCTCACCTATGGCTACAGGCCAGTCCAATGGCTTGTGCGCGGCTATACGGACTTCATCCGCGGCACGCCGGTGCTGGTGCTCGTACTCGCGAGCTACTATGTCCTGAGCACCATCGGCATCGATCTCGGTCCGTTCCAGGCGGGCGTCCTTGCGCTGGCGGTCTTCTGCAGTTCGCATGTCGGCGAACTGGTGCGTGGCGCGCTCCAGTCTATCCCTAAGGGCCAGACCGAGGCCGCCAAGGCGATAGGGCTGACCTTCCCGCAGACCTTTGTCTATGTGCTGGGGCCGCAGGCGCTGCGTCAGGCGCTGCCTGCCTGGGTCAACACGGCGGCCGAGATGGTCAAGGCATCGACGCTGCTTTCGATCATCGGCGTCGGCGAACTGCTCTTGCGCACCCAGGAAGTGATCTCCCGCACCTTCATGAGCCTCGAGTTCTATTTCTTCGCGGGCTTCCTCTATTTCGTCATCAACTACGGCATCGAGCGCTTCGGCCGCTACGTCGAGCGCAGAACCGCCGTTCCATCGTGA